A region from the Citrobacter koseri ATCC BAA-895 genome encodes:
- the menI gene encoding 1,4-dihydroxy-2-naphthoyl-CoA hydrolase, producing the protein MIWKRKVTLEALNALGEGNMVGLLDIRFEHISDDTLEATMPVDSRTKQPFGLLHGGASVVLAESIGSVAGYLCTQGEQKVVGLEVNANHVRSAREGRVRGVCKALHTGSRHQVWQIDIFDEQGRLCCSSRLTTAVV; encoded by the coding sequence ATGATCTGGAAACGTAAAGTCACGCTCGAAGCGCTGAACGCTCTGGGCGAAGGGAACATGGTGGGGCTACTGGATATTCGCTTTGAGCATATTAGCGACGATACGCTGGAAGCAACGATGCCGGTGGATAGCCGTACAAAGCAACCTTTTGGTCTGCTACACGGCGGCGCGTCCGTTGTGCTGGCTGAAAGTATCGGCTCGGTTGCGGGCTATCTGTGCACGCAGGGCGAACAGAAAGTCGTGGGGCTGGAGGTTAATGCCAACCACGTTCGCTCAGCGCGCGAAGGGCGCGTCAGAGGGGTGTGCAAAGCGCTGCATACCGGCTCTCGTCATCAGGTCTGGCAGATCGATATTTTTGATGAGCAGGGGCGGCTGTGCTGTTCTTCACGTCTGACAACCGCCGTTGTGTGA
- the sufC gene encoding Fe-S cluster assembly ATPase SufC gives MLSIKDLQVSVEDKAILRGLDLDVRPGEVHAIMGPNGSGKSTLSATLAGREDYEVVGGSVEFKGKDLLELSPEDRAGEGIFMAFQYPVEIPGVSNQFFLQTALNAVRSYRGQESLDRFDFQDLMEEKIALLKMPEDLLTRSVNVGFSGGEKKRNDILQMAVLEPELCILDESDSGLDIDALKIVAEGVNSLRDGKRSFIIVTHYQRILDYIKPDYVHVLYQGRIVKSGDFTLVKQLEEQGYGWLTEQQ, from the coding sequence ATGTTAAGCATTAAAGATTTACAGGTCAGTGTGGAAGATAAAGCGATTCTGCGCGGTCTGGACCTCGACGTCAGACCCGGAGAAGTGCATGCCATTATGGGGCCGAACGGTTCCGGGAAGAGTACGCTTTCCGCGACGCTGGCGGGCCGTGAAGATTATGAAGTGGTTGGCGGCTCTGTCGAATTTAAAGGCAAAGATTTACTGGAACTGTCGCCAGAGGATCGGGCGGGCGAAGGCATCTTTATGGCGTTCCAGTATCCGGTAGAAATTCCTGGCGTCAGCAACCAGTTTTTCCTGCAAACAGCGCTGAATGCCGTGCGCAGCTATCGTGGTCAGGAGTCGCTGGATCGTTTTGATTTTCAGGATCTGATGGAAGAGAAAATCGCGCTTTTGAAGATGCCGGAAGATTTGCTGACCCGTTCGGTGAACGTGGGCTTCTCCGGCGGTGAGAAGAAACGTAACGATATTCTGCAAATGGCGGTGCTGGAGCCGGAACTGTGCATCCTTGATGAGTCTGACTCCGGGCTGGATATTGATGCGCTGAAAATTGTCGCGGAAGGCGTCAACTCGCTGCGTGACGGTAAACGTTCATTCATTATCGTGACGCACTATCAGCGCATTCTGGACTACATCAAACCTGATTACGTCCACGTCCTGTATCAGGGGCGGATTGTGAAGTCCGGCGATTTCACTCTGGTCAAACAACTGGAGGAGCAAGGATATGGCTGGCTTACCGAACAGCAGTAA
- the sufB gene encoding Fe-S cluster assembly protein SufB: MSRNTEATDDVKTWTGGPLNYKEGFFTQLQTDELAKGISEEVVRAISAKRNEPEWMLEFRLNAYKAWLEMEEPHWLKAHYDKLNYQDYSYYSAPSCGNCDETCASEPGAVQQTGANAFLSKEVEDAFEQLGVPVREGKEVAVDAIFDSVSVATTYREKLAEQGIIFCSFGEAIHDHPELVKKYLGTVVPGNDNFFAALNAAVASDGTFIYVPKGVRCPMELSTYFRINAEKTGQFERTILVADEGSYVSYIEGCSAPVRDSYQLHAAVVEVIIHKDAEVKYSTVQNWFPGDNNTGGILNFVTKRALCEGENSKMSWTQSETGSAITWKYPSCILRGDNSIGEFYSVALTSGHQQADTGTKMIHIGKNTKSTIISKGISAGNSQNSYRGLVKIMPTATNARNFTQCDSMLIGADCGAHTFPYVECRNNSAQLEHEATTSRIGEDQLFYCLQRGISEEDAISMIVNGFCKDVFSELPLEFAVEAQKLLAISLEHSVG; this comes from the coding sequence ATGTCTCGTAATACTGAAGCAACTGACGATGTCAAAACCTGGACCGGTGGTCCACTGAATTATAAAGAAGGCTTCTTCACCCAGTTACAGACTGACGAGCTGGCAAAAGGCATCAGCGAAGAGGTCGTGCGTGCGATTTCCGCCAAGAGAAATGAGCCGGAGTGGATGCTGGAGTTTCGCCTTAATGCGTACAAAGCCTGGCTTGAGATGGAAGAGCCGCACTGGCTGAAAGCGCACTACGATAAGCTGAATTATCAGGATTACAGTTATTACTCTGCGCCATCGTGCGGTAACTGCGATGAGACGTGCGCGTCAGAACCGGGTGCAGTACAGCAAACCGGTGCGAATGCGTTTCTCAGCAAAGAGGTGGAAGACGCCTTCGAACAGCTTGGCGTACCGGTACGTGAGGGTAAAGAGGTGGCGGTGGATGCCATTTTCGACTCCGTTTCCGTTGCCACCACCTACCGGGAAAAGCTGGCGGAACAGGGCATTATCTTCTGTTCGTTTGGCGAGGCGATTCACGATCACCCTGAGCTGGTGAAGAAATATCTGGGCACCGTGGTGCCGGGTAATGACAACTTTTTTGCTGCGCTGAACGCTGCGGTAGCGTCTGACGGCACTTTCATTTATGTGCCGAAAGGCGTTCGTTGCCCGATGGAGCTGTCGACCTATTTCCGAATCAACGCGGAAAAAACAGGGCAGTTCGAACGCACCATTCTGGTGGCGGATGAGGGCAGCTACGTCAGCTACATCGAAGGGTGTTCTGCGCCAGTGCGCGACAGCTACCAGCTGCACGCGGCGGTGGTAGAGGTGATCATCCACAAAGATGCCGAAGTAAAATATTCCACCGTGCAAAACTGGTTCCCCGGCGATAACAACACCGGCGGGATTCTGAATTTCGTCACCAAGCGCGCGCTGTGCGAAGGTGAAAACAGCAAGATGTCGTGGACGCAGTCCGAAACGGGGTCGGCTATCACCTGGAAATACCCGAGCTGCATTCTGCGCGGCGATAACTCCATCGGTGAGTTTTACTCTGTGGCGCTGACCAGCGGTCATCAGCAGGCCGACACCGGCACCAAAATGATCCACATCGGTAAGAACACCAAATCAACCATTATTTCAAAAGGGATCTCCGCCGGGAATAGCCAGAACAGCTATCGCGGGCTGGTGAAGATTATGCCGACGGCAACCAACGCCCGTAACTTTACCCAGTGCGACTCAATGCTGATTGGCGCGGACTGCGGCGCGCACACCTTCCCGTATGTCGAGTGTCGTAATAACAGCGCCCAGCTTGAGCATGAGGCGACGACGTCGCGGATCGGTGAAGATCAGCTCTTTTACTGCCTGCAACGCGGCATCAGCGAAGAGGATGCCATCTCGATGATTGTTAATGGCTTCTGTAAAGACGTCTTCTCTGAACTGCCGCTGGAATTTGCCGTTGAAGCGCAAAAATTGCTGGCAATCAGCCTTGAACACAGCGTCGGTTAA
- a CDS encoding YdiH family protein has translation MSTDLDPTQLAIEFLRRDKTELSPAQYLKRLKQLELEFADLLTLSSSELKEEIYFAWRLGVH, from the coding sequence ATGTCTACCGATTTAGACCCAACCCAACTGGCAATTGAATTTTTACGCCGTGATAAAACCGAGCTTTCTCCAGCCCAGTATTTGAAGCGCTTAAAACAATTAGAGCTGGAATTTGCCGATTTACTCACGCTCTCTTCCTCTGAGCTAAAAGAAGAGATTTACTTTGCCTGGCGTCTGGGCGTTCATTGA
- the sufD gene encoding Fe-S cluster assembly protein SufD, which produces MAGLPNSSNALQQWHHLFEAQGESRSAHAQQHLQQMLRLGLPTRKHENWKYTPLEGLVSSQFVSRFAEVTQEQRDALALDIDAVRLVFVDGKFSPQLSDSATASGFDIAINDERQALGAPVQPEVFLHLTESLAQSVTHIRVKRNQRPSKPLLLMHITQGLEGDEVNTAHYRHHLELAEGAEATVIEHYVSLNAARHFTGARLTMNVAANAHLHHIKLAFENPVSHHFAHNDILLAADASAHSHSFLLGDAVLRHNTSTQLNGENTTLRINSLAMPVKNEVCDTRTWLEHNKGYCNSRQLHKTIVSDKGRAVFNGLINVAQHAIKTDGQMTNNNLLLGKLAEVDTKPQLEIYADDVKCSHGATVGRIDDEQMFYLRSRGIGEQDARQMILYAFAAELTEALGDDALKQQVLARIGLRLPGGIA; this is translated from the coding sequence ATGGCTGGCTTACCGAACAGCAGTAACGCGCTGCAACAATGGCACCATCTGTTTGAGGCGCAGGGCGAATCCCGCTCGGCGCACGCGCAGCAGCATTTACAACAGATGCTGCGCCTGGGGCTGCCGACGCGTAAGCATGAAAACTGGAAATACACGCCGCTGGAAGGGTTGGTCAGTAGCCAGTTTGTCAGCCGTTTTGCCGAGGTTACTCAGGAACAGCGCGACGCACTGGCGCTGGATATCGACGCTGTGCGTCTGGTGTTTGTTGACGGCAAGTTCAGCCCGCAGCTTAGCGACAGCGCTACAGCCAGCGGTTTCGACATTGCGATCAACGACGAACGTCAGGCACTGGGCGCACCGGTTCAGCCGGAGGTTTTCCTGCATCTGACGGAAAGCCTGGCGCAGAGCGTGACGCACATCAGAGTTAAGCGCAACCAGCGGCCCTCTAAGCCGTTGCTGCTGATGCATATCACGCAGGGGCTGGAAGGCGATGAGGTCAACACTGCGCACTACCGCCACCACCTGGAACTGGCGGAAGGAGCAGAGGCGACGGTGATAGAACACTATGTCAGCCTTAACGCGGCACGGCACTTTACCGGAGCGCGTCTGACCATGAACGTGGCGGCGAATGCGCATCTGCACCACATCAAACTGGCGTTTGAAAACCCGGTGAGCCACCACTTTGCCCATAACGACATTCTGCTGGCGGCGGATGCAAGCGCGCACAGCCACAGTTTCCTGTTGGGCGATGCCGTGCTGCGACATAACACCAGCACCCAGTTAAACGGTGAAAACACCACGCTGCGGATTAACAGCCTGGCGATGCCGGTGAAAAACGAAGTGTGTGATACCCGTACGTGGCTGGAGCACAATAAGGGTTACTGCAACAGCCGTCAGTTGCATAAAACCATTGTCAGCGATAAAGGTCGGGCGGTATTCAATGGCTTGATCAACGTGGCGCAGCACGCCATTAAAACCGACGGACAAATGACCAATAACAATCTGCTGCTCGGTAAACTTGCCGAGGTGGACACCAAACCGCAGCTGGAGATTTACGCCGATGACGTGAAATGCAGCCACGGGGCGACGGTAGGACGGATTGATGACGAGCAGATGTTCTACCTGCGTTCACGCGGGATTGGAGAGCAGGATGCCAGACAGATGATTCTCTACGCGTTTGCCGCTGAGTTGACGGAAGCCCTCGGCGATGACGCGCTTAAACAACAGGTGCTGGCGCGAATAGGGCTTCGCCTGCCGGGAGGCATAGCATGA
- the sufS gene encoding cysteine desulfurase SufS: MTFPIEKVRADFPVLTREVNGLPLAYLDSAASAQKPNQVIDAEAEFYRHGYAAVHRGIHTLSAQATEKMENVRKQASLFINARSAEELVFVRGTTEGINLVANSWGPENVRAGDNIIISEMEHHANIVPWQMLCARTGAELRVIPLNTDGTLQLDTLPSLFDERTRLLAIAHVSNVLGTENPLPEMIALAHQYGAKVLVDGAQAVMHHAVDVQALDCDFYVFSGHKLYGPTGIGVLYVREELLQDMPPWEGGGSMIATVSLTEGTTWTKAPWRFEAGTPNTGGIIGLGAAIEYVCALGLAEISEYEQNLMHYALEQLADVPELTLYGPANRLGVIAFNLGKHHAYDVGSFLDNYGIAVRTGHHCAMPLMTYYNVPAMCRASIAMYNTHEEVDRLATGLKRIHRLLG, translated from the coding sequence ATGACATTTCCCATCGAAAAAGTGCGGGCTGATTTTCCCGTCCTGACGCGTGAAGTCAACGGGCTGCCGCTGGCGTATCTGGATAGCGCGGCCAGTGCGCAAAAGCCCAACCAGGTGATTGACGCTGAGGCGGAGTTTTACCGTCATGGCTATGCGGCGGTGCACCGGGGCATCCATACGCTGAGCGCACAGGCCACCGAGAAGATGGAAAATGTGCGTAAACAGGCATCGCTGTTCATTAACGCCCGTTCAGCGGAAGAGCTGGTGTTCGTGCGCGGGACGACAGAGGGCATCAACCTTGTTGCCAACAGCTGGGGGCCGGAGAATGTTCGGGCTGGCGATAACATCATCATCAGCGAGATGGAGCACCACGCCAATATCGTCCCCTGGCAGATGTTGTGCGCGCGTACAGGGGCGGAACTGCGCGTCATTCCGCTCAATACAGACGGCACGTTGCAGCTGGATACGCTCCCGTCGCTGTTTGATGAGCGTACCCGACTGCTGGCTATCGCGCATGTGTCGAACGTGCTGGGAACGGAAAACCCGCTTCCTGAAATGATCGCGCTGGCGCATCAGTATGGCGCGAAAGTGCTGGTCGATGGCGCGCAGGCGGTAATGCACCATGCGGTGGATGTTCAGGCGCTGGATTGTGATTTTTATGTTTTCTCCGGGCATAAGCTGTATGGCCCCACCGGTATCGGCGTGCTGTATGTCCGGGAGGAACTGCTTCAGGATATGCCGCCGTGGGAAGGCGGCGGTTCGATGATTGCGACCGTTAGTCTGACGGAAGGGACGACCTGGACCAAAGCGCCCTGGCGTTTTGAGGCGGGGACGCCGAACACGGGCGGAATTATCGGCCTTGGTGCCGCCATTGAATACGTTTGCGCGTTAGGGCTGGCGGAAATCAGCGAATATGAACAAAACCTGATGCACTATGCGCTGGAACAGCTGGCGGACGTGCCGGAGTTGACGCTATATGGCCCGGCTAACCGGCTGGGGGTCATCGCCTTTAATCTGGGCAAACACCACGCCTATGACGTGGGCAGCTTCCTCGACAATTACGGTATCGCCGTGCGAACCGGCCATCACTGCGCAATGCCGCTGATGACGTATTACAACGTTCCCGCCATGTGCCGGGCGTCGATAGCAATGTATAACACCCATGAAGAAGTGGATCGTCTGGCAACCGGGCTAAAACGTATTCATCGCTTACTGGGATAA
- a CDS encoding Vmh family MBL fold metallo-hydrolase, with the protein MKIKTLALLLSLTSAPLFAAPLQLDVYNPQENAIFPVSSTLVSGPKEAILFDAQFSTKDGEKLVEMIKKSGKSLKAIVITSGDPDFYFGLEPIVKAFPNVKVLATPHVVEHIRATKDAKLQYWGPQMKDGAPAALTIPQATTETQFTIDGETLELRHPNDYAAYVWVPANRAILGGTGIASGIHVWTADTQSPEQRAAWRHVLTEMHSLQPTQVIPGHYIGERPAGDAAIRFTQDYLQSFEQALEAKKGSEYVIKTMTAAWPGLADESSLTLSAKVNTGEMKW; encoded by the coding sequence ATGAAAATCAAAACGCTGGCACTTCTGCTGTCGCTGACTAGCGCGCCATTGTTCGCCGCCCCGCTGCAACTCGACGTTTATAATCCGCAGGAAAACGCGATTTTCCCGGTCTCTTCCACGCTGGTCTCTGGCCCTAAAGAAGCCATTTTATTCGACGCGCAGTTCAGTACCAAAGACGGGGAAAAGCTGGTCGAGATGATTAAAAAGAGCGGCAAATCGCTGAAAGCCATCGTGATTACCTCCGGCGATCCAGATTTCTATTTTGGTCTGGAACCGATTGTAAAAGCCTTCCCGAACGTGAAAGTTCTGGCGACGCCGCATGTGGTGGAACACATTCGCGCAACGAAAGACGCCAAACTGCAATACTGGGGCCCGCAAATGAAAGATGGCGCGCCAGCGGCGCTCACCATCCCGCAGGCAACCACCGAGACACAATTTACGATTGATGGGGAAACGCTGGAACTGCGCCACCCGAACGATTACGCCGCTTACGTCTGGGTCCCGGCTAACCGCGCAATACTTGGCGGAACGGGAATCGCATCCGGTATCCATGTCTGGACGGCGGATACCCAGTCTCCTGAGCAGCGTGCGGCCTGGCGTCATGTGTTGACAGAGATGCACAGTTTGCAGCCGACCCAGGTGATTCCGGGTCACTATATCGGTGAACGTCCAGCAGGCGACGCCGCTATACGCTTCACGCAGGATTATCTGCAATCCTTTGAGCAAGCGCTTGAGGCTAAAAAAGGGTCAGAGTATGTCATCAAAACGATGACCGCCGCCTGGCCTGGCCTCGCTGACGAAAGTTCCCTGACGCTGAGCGCGAAAGTGAATACCGGTGAAATGAAGTGGTAA
- a CDS encoding LysR family transcriptional regulator, which translates to MDRVMAATVFNHICDLGSLSAAARALGISRPMVSRYLDEMEKWAGARLIHRSSRRLTITPAGEDALMKTRTLARLSLDIAGATGREVPSGTLRVACAHFTAMHILAPMLPAFLARYPELRIEVEINNQPVSLVGERIDVAIRITDNPEPGTIARRLGDCESVLCASPDYLHRYGTPQTPEALAQHNCLYYSGFAGKSWHFLDEQGEPISVAIKGNLSAGISSLLCEAALAGMGIALVPEKEAREGLAQEKLVRLLPHLQPRQLAVYGLYLSREHQPAALRLFLEAVQGAMRDGEACS; encoded by the coding sequence ATGGACAGAGTGATGGCGGCAACGGTGTTTAACCATATCTGTGATTTGGGTAGCCTGAGCGCGGCTGCGCGCGCATTAGGGATCTCCAGGCCGATGGTGAGCCGTTATCTGGATGAAATGGAGAAATGGGCCGGAGCCAGACTTATTCATCGTTCGTCGCGCCGCCTGACGATCACGCCTGCCGGAGAAGACGCGTTGATGAAAACGCGAACGCTGGCGCGGCTTTCCCTGGATATTGCGGGGGCGACCGGGCGAGAGGTGCCGTCCGGCACGTTGCGCGTCGCCTGCGCCCATTTCACCGCGATGCATATTCTTGCCCCGATGCTGCCCGCTTTTTTAGCGCGTTATCCTGAATTGCGCATTGAAGTGGAGATTAATAATCAGCCTGTCAGTTTAGTGGGGGAGCGTATTGATGTGGCGATACGCATTACCGATAACCCTGAGCCAGGGACAATTGCGCGTCGGCTTGGTGACTGTGAGTCTGTGCTCTGCGCGTCTCCTGACTATCTGCATCGCTATGGCACGCCGCAGACGCCGGAGGCGCTGGCGCAACACAATTGCCTCTATTACAGCGGATTTGCTGGAAAATCCTGGCATTTTCTGGATGAGCAGGGAGAACCTATCTCCGTTGCGATCAAGGGCAACCTGAGCGCCGGAATCTCTTCACTTTTGTGTGAAGCGGCGCTGGCAGGGATGGGGATTGCGCTGGTGCCGGAAAAAGAGGCGCGAGAGGGGCTGGCGCAGGAGAAACTGGTTCGTTTGTTGCCCCATCTACAACCGCGGCAATTAGCCGTATACGGGTTATACCTTTCCCGTGAGCATCAGCCCGCCGCGCTACGCCTGTTTCTTGAGGCGGTGCAGGGCGCGATGCGCGACGGAGAGGCCTGTTCCTGA
- the sufA gene encoding Fe-S cluster assembly scaffold SufA, translated as MELHSGTFNPDDFAWRGLTLTPEAAAHIRDLVAKQPGMLGVRLGVKQTGCAGFGYVLDTVSEPEKDDLLFETEGARLYVPLQAMPFIDGTEVDYVREGLNQLFKFHNPKAQNECGCGESFGV; from the coding sequence ATGGAATTGCATTCAGGAACATTTAATCCAGACGATTTTGCATGGCGTGGCCTGACGCTAACGCCTGAGGCGGCGGCACATATTCGTGACCTGGTTGCGAAGCAACCCGGCATGCTTGGCGTGCGTTTAGGCGTGAAGCAGACGGGGTGCGCGGGATTTGGTTACGTGCTGGATACCGTCAGCGAGCCAGAAAAGGACGATCTGTTGTTTGAAACGGAGGGCGCGAGGTTGTACGTGCCGCTTCAGGCCATGCCGTTTATTGACGGGACAGAGGTCGATTATGTGCGCGAAGGATTAAACCAGTTATTTAAATTTCATAACCCGAAAGCCCAGAACGAATGCGGCTGTGGCGAAAGCTTCGGGGTATAG